The Sebastes fasciatus isolate fSebFas1 chromosome 13, fSebFas1.pri, whole genome shotgun sequence genome includes a region encoding these proteins:
- the mpg gene encoding LOW QUALITY PROTEIN: DNA-3-methyladenine glycosylase (The sequence of the model RefSeq protein was modified relative to this genomic sequence to represent the inferred CDS: inserted 1 base in 1 codon), whose translation MMAGRKRKMIALTAAAAAAPEQAAGKHENRTDLKVAPAKVKCESERSHYFMQTDQQQQHRLREQFFNQSCISLAKAFLDKVLVRRCADGTELRGRIVETEAYLGGEDKASHSAGGKRTKRNTAMFMKPGTIYVYPIYGIHLCMNVSSEGEGAAVLLRSLEPLEGQSVMRQLRAAKRKEGARQLKDKELCNGPSKLCQALNIPRCFDRRDLASDPEVWLEKDPNTNQVEPHDIVAAPRIGIESHGEWAKKPWRFYLRGHPCVSVVNKEAERLSGNVMNNLGPSDVQSDSGXHNVKRT comes from the exons ATGATGgcagggagaaagagaaagatgaTAGcattgacagcagcagcagcagcagcacctgaACAAGCAGCAGGTAAACATGAAAACCGGACGGATTTAAAGGTTGCACCTGCCAAGGTGAAGTGTGAAAGTGAGCGAAGTCATTATTTCATGCAGActgaccagcagcagcagcacagactgAGAGAGCAGTTCTTCAACCAGTCCTGCATCAGTCTGGCTAAAGCCTTCCTCGACAAG GTGTTGGTCCGCAGGTGTGCAGACGGCACTGAGCTACGGGGGAGAATAGTGGAAACTGAAGCCTACCTTGGAGGGGAGGACAAAGCTTCACACTCAGCAGGAGGCAAACGCACCAAGAGAAACACAGCCATGTTCATGAAGCCCGGCACAATCTATGTGTATCCAATCTATGGCATCCACCTCTGTATGAACGTGTCTAGTGAAG GGGAGGGTGCTGCCGTGCTGCTGCGCTCCCTTGAGCCCCTGGAGGGTCAGTCCGTCATGAGGCAGCTGAGAGCAGCCAAACGCAAAGAGGGAGCCCGGCAACTGAAAGACAAAGAGCTCTGCAACGGGCCTTCGAAGCTGTGCCAGGCTCTAAATATACCCCGCTGTTTTGACCGTCGAGACCTAGCCTCAGACCCAGAGGTGTGGCTGGAGAAGGACCCCAACACAAATCAAGTAGAACCCCACGATATAGTAGCAGCACCGCGCATTGGAATAGAGTCTCACGGGGAATGGGCCAAGAAGCCCTGGCGGTTCTATCTTCGTGGGCACCCGTGTGTTAGCGTAGTGaacaaagaggcagagagactGTCTGGAAATGTAATGAACAATTTAGGTCCCTCAGATGTGCAGTCTGACTCAG CACACAATGTCAAAAGGACGTAA